In Humulus lupulus chromosome 6, drHumLupu1.1, whole genome shotgun sequence, a single genomic region encodes these proteins:
- the LOC133781726 gene encoding auxin-responsive protein SAUR24-like, with protein MAIIRIPGVVHAKKLLRMKTSMNNGKDVPKGCCAVYVGEAQKKRFVIPVWYLNHDEFKALLSQAVEEYGYSHPMGGLTIPCPEHIFLSLTSRLSKNERSKQQEEDSQLCSTHKFQQLYLSEANEQTPLEHMEYR; from the coding sequence atgGCTATTATTCGGATTCCTGGTGTAGTTCATGCAAAGAAACTTCTGAGAATGAAGACTTCGATGAACAATGGAAAAGATGTTCCGAAGGGTTGTTGTGCAGTTTACGTTGGAGAAGCTCAAAAGAAACGTTTCGTGATTCCGGTTTGGTATCTGAACCATGACGAGTTCAAGGCTTTGCTGAGTCAAGCTGTGGAAGAATATGGATACAGTCATCCCATGGGAGGACTCACCATTCCTTGCCCGGAACACATCTTCCTCAGTCTCACTTCTCGATTAAGTAAAAACGAAAGGAGTAAACAACAAGAGGAGGATTCTCAGTTGTGTAGTACCCATAAATTTCAACAACTCTATCTCTCTGAGGCAAATGAGCAAACACCTTTGGAGCACATGGAATATCGTTGA
- the LOC133784735 gene encoding auxin-responsive protein SAUR19-like, giving the protein MAIRFPSVVNAKQLLRMKTALNNGRDVPKGCCAVYVGENQKKRFVIPVSYLNHHEFRALLSQAVEEYGYSHPMGGLTIPCREDIFVNLTSRLSG; this is encoded by the coding sequence ATGGCTATTCGTTTTCCTAGTGTTGTTAATGCTAAGCAACTTCTGAGAATGAAGACTGCTTTGAATAATGGTAGAGATGTTCCCAAGGGCTGTTGTGCGGTTTACGTTGGAGAGAACCAAAAGAAACGTTTTGTGATTCCGGTTTCGTATCTGAACCACCATGAGTTCAGGGCTTTGCTGAGTCAAGCTGTGGAGGAATATGGATATAGCCATCCCATGGGGGGACTCACCATTCCATGCCGAGAAGACATCTTCGTTAATCTCACTTCTCGCTTAAGTGGATGA